One Solanum lycopersicum chromosome 2, SLM_r2.1 genomic region harbors:
- the TRM1/2/3/4/5 gene encoding protein LONGIFOLIA 1 — MSARMLSSITEDNKDLHKKIGCMNGLFQLFDRHHFLIGKHLHGQNHKRLLTGVTDKMETKCTMQLATEKTPRDVARNKVESSKANPKVEQSKKPQEEQPLCGQRNLPESPSKTLSYKQPSSPSHSGRQSPDFRDVVKDSMHREARSLSVKTVTKVEGKLHVMKHIDSPRPFQQPNCGKPSDGTRNVTAKFRDAPRNSKDDLKHAPRDHPRFSYDERDSREAMRSSIRLKDLPRLSLDSREQSFRSSASESRSNFLLGDHKRSSSVVAKLMGLEALPNSIPSNEVDTVIPKSFSTNNSVSVSIKTAEKSKNNQVTRFSQINEKDFGSPRMKSTNSIMRAASTSRLPLEPAPWRQPEACRTPLKSSARNTDVELSIQSPKLSSSVYGEMEKRITELEFRKSGKDLRALKQILEAMQKTRARLDVQTEELADSDANLEIVQKRQQCNLLSPTIKGTRPPKREDTADKKTWKDVTPRAKNIRDSGWLLPSPDRKTKEGTSRAVQNPTLRQQKEGSYPAIGRSSGTASPRPLQKKKQSCPTTTSPEFSRVRRQSIKQSKESGSSKRRLQAKPNNLLRVDEESSEISSSTRNFSEQSDAASLQSESNNSLSSHAEGEVTSRNHCVRVNAKRLEDSKDKSDILRLNEDRTMAELAISTIEQPSPVSVLDATFYEEDSPSPVKKKTTAFRVEDATDELWYLEYQDHSPYSKRIDLGTEATTQKKLEHIKDLVNQLRLLDSSYGASTDQFGSLSQNHNPDHRYITKILLASGLLKDVDSVSMAIQLHSSGHLIDQKLFHILEQTEERVIPATEHSKTSARIEFNQKMHRKNVFDTVDEILACKLASESCLMQGQDHLSAQQLQKEVQSDIDLLNAKKVGMDSEEDDLISILNADLRHQSEDWTNGDSEIPSLILDVERLIYKDLITEIISDEAREQQIRTKRHCRQLFTN, encoded by the exons ATGTCAGCAAGAATGTTATCTTCTATAACAGAGGACAACAAGGATCTGCACAAGAAAATTGGATGCATGAATGGGTTATTCCAATTGTTTGATAGACATCATTTCCTCATTGGCAAACATCTTCATGGTCAAAATCACAAAAGGCTACTCACAG GTGTTACGGACAAGATGGAGACCAAATGTACAATGCAATTGGCTACG GAAAAGACTCCAAGGGATGTAGCCAGGAACAAAGTAGAGTCATCCAAGGCTAACCCaaaagttgaacaaagtaaAAAACCACAAGAAGAGCAACCTCTTTGCGGTCAAagaaacttaccagaatctccTTCTAAAACCCTGTCATACAAGCAACCAAGTTCTCCATCTCATTCTGGACGGCAATCTCCTGACTTCCGGGATGTTGTCAAGGACTCGATGCACAGGGAAGCCCGTAGTTTATCTGTAAAAACTGTCACCAAAGTAGAAGGTAAACTCCATGTTATGAAGCACATAGATTCTCCAAGGCCATTTCAGCAGCCAAACTGTGGGAAGCCATCTGATGGTACTAGGAATGTAACTGCTAAATTTCGTGATGCACCTCGCAATTCAAAAGATGATCTAAAGCATGCACCAAGAGATCATCCACGTTTCTCGTACGATGAAAGAGATTCGAGAGAAGCGATGCGTTCTTCAATAAGGCTAAAGGACCTTCCCAGACTTTCACTGGACAGTAGAGAACAGTCCTTCAGGAGCTCAGCCTCTGAATCCagatcaaattttcttttaggGGATCACAAAAGATCTTCCAGTGTTGTAGCAAAGCTTATGGGCTTGGAGGCTTTACCAAATTCCATTCCCTCAAATGAAGTCGATACAGTGATACCTAAGTCTTTCTCTACCAATAATTCTGTTTCAGTATCAATAAAAACAGCTGAAAAGAGCAAGAATAATCAAGTCACACGGTTCTCACAGATTAATGAAAAGGATTTCGGCTCCCCACGAATGAAATCTACCAATTCAATCATGAGAGCAGCATCAACTTCACGGCTTCCACTAGAACCTGCTCCCTGGAGGCAACCGGAGGCCTGCAGAACTCCCCTCAAGTCATCTGCAAGAAATACAGATGTGGAACTGTCAATTCAGAGTCCAAAGCTATCTTCCTCGGTGTATGGTGAAATGGAGAAAAGGATAACTGAACTCGAGTTCAGGAAGTCCGGAAAGGATCTCAGAGCTTTGAAGCAGATTCTTGAAGCAATGCAGAAGACAAGAGCAAGATTAGATGTCCAAACAGAAGAGCTGGCAGACTCTGATGCGAACTTGGAAATAGTGCAGAAAAGGCAGCAATGCAATCTgctctctccaaccataaagGGAACTCGCCCACCAAAAAG AGAGGATACGGCTGACAAGAAAACTTGGAAAGATGTGACACCTAGAGCGAAAAATATCAGAGATTCTGGTTGGCTTCTTCCTTCACCAGACAGGAAGACCAAAGAAGGAACATCAAGGGCAGTTCAAAACCCAACATTACGCCAACAAAAGGAAGGAAGCTATCCTGCAATAGGAAGGAGTTCTGGAACTGCAAGTCCAAGACCACTacagaagaagaagcaatcttGTCCAACCACTACATCACCAGAATTCAGCAGGGTCAGACGGCAATCAATTAAGCAATCCAAAGAATCAGGCTCTTCAAAAAGGAGACTGCAAGCAAAGCCCAACAATCTGCTCCGAGTTGATGAGGAATCGAGTGAGATTAGCAGCAGCACAAGAAATTTCAGTGAGCAAAGTGATGCAGCTTCTTTACAATCAGAAAGCAACAACAGTTTGAGCTCACATGCAGAGGGAGAAGTCACAAGCAGAAATCACTGCGTTAGGGTTAATGCTAAAAGACTAGAGGATTCTAAAGACAAA AGTGACATATTGAGGCTCAATGAAGACAGAACAATGGCTGAACTTGCAATTTCTACAATTGAACAGCCAAGTCCTGTCTCAGTGCTTGATGCCACATTCTATGAAGAAGATTCACCATCTCCTGTGAAGAAGAAAACAACTGCATTTAGAG TTGAGGATGCTACAGATGAGTTATGGTACCTAGAATACCAGGATCACTCACCTTACAGCAAGAGGATAGATCTTGGCACTGAGGCCACCACCCAGAAGAAATTAGAGCACATTAAGGACCTGGTTAACCAACTCAGACTACTGGACTCCAGCTATGGAGCGAGTACAGACCAGTTTGGATCCTTGAGCCAGAATCATAATCCTGACCACAGATACATCACCAAAATACTACTGGCATCTGGCCTTCTCAAGGATGTGGACTCCGTCTCCATGGCCATTCAGCTTCATTCATCCGGCCATTTGATCGATCAGAAGTTGTTTCATATCCTGGAACAGACTGAGGAGCGCGTTATTCCAGCAACTGAACACAGCAAAACGAGTGCTCGGATTGAGTTTAATCAGAAAATGCACAGAAAGAACGTGTTTGACACAGTCGATGAGATACTTGCCTGCAAACTAGCATCAGAAAGCTGTTTAATGCAGGGACAAGATCATTTAAGTGCACAGCAGCTCCAGAAGGAAGTGCAGTCAGACATAGACCTACTCAATGCTAAAAAGGTTGGCATGGATTCTGAAGAAGACGACTTGATAAGTATCCTAAATGCAGATTTAAGGCATCAGTCCGAAGATTGGACAAACGGTGACAGTGAAATTCCATCGTTGATTTTGGATGTGGAGCGCTTAATATATAAAGACCTTATTACAGAAATAATAAGTGATGAGGCCAGAGAGCAGCAGATAAGAACAAAAAGGCATTGTAGGCAACTATTTACCAACTAA
- the LOC101255847 gene encoding putative methylesterase 11, chloroplastic, translated as MGMCLSRSSGPVKKRQSKRLTNQSAAAVNGGGSNRWSRNRSSKRDDSIIQERALAAAILLQQQMQNGGGGGAAPFDRSASLRYPNSNSKKNQPLPRSSSSRARSLTDPLLQPHQLVNQEVKVDDLETNHFVLVHGGGFGAWCWYKTIALLEEAGFKVTAVDLTGSGIHSFDTNSIASLSQYVQPLTDFLEKLADGEKVILVGHDFGGACISFAMERHPLKVSKAVFVAAAMLTSGQSALDMFSQKTDSNDLMRQSQIFIYANGNDKPPTAIDLDKSLLRDLLFNHSPAKDVALASVSMRPIPFSPVLEKLCLSDSKYGCVRRFYVETTEDNAIPKALQQNLISNNPPEQVFHLKGADHSPFFSKPQGLHRILVEISRIP; from the exons ATGGGCATGTGTTTATCACGGAGTTCCGGCCCCGTGAAGAAGCGGCAATCCAAACGTTTAACGAATCAATCGGCGGCCGCCGTTAATGGCGGTGGGAGCAACAGGTGGTCTAGGAATCGATCGTCTAAGAGAGACGATTCCATCATTCAGGAGCGAGCTCTCGCCGCCGCGATTCTCCTACAGCAGCAAATGCAAAACGGCGGAGGAGGTGGTGCTGCTCCTTTTGATCGTTCAGCTTCGCTTCGGTATCCGAATTCGAATTCTAAGAAGAATCAACCTCTACCGCGTTCCTCAAGCTCTAGGGCTCGCTCTCTTACTGATCCTCTTCTTCAGCCTCACCAGCTTGTGAACCAG GAAGTGAAGGTTGATGATTTAGAGACGAACCATTTCGTCCTCGTTCATGGTGGTGGATTTGGGGCCTGGTGTTGGTATAAAACCATTGCACTTTTAGAAGAAGCTGGATTTAAAGTTACTGCAGTTGATTTAACCGGTTCAGGCATTCATTCTTTCGACACAAATAGCATCGCAAGCCTATCGCAATATGTACAGCCGCTCACTGATTTTCTTGAGAAGCTTGCTGATGGAGAAAAG GTGATTTTGGTGGGACATGATTTTGGCGGTGCCTGTATATCCTTTGCGATGGAGCGCCATCCCCTTAAGGTTTCGAAAGCTGTGTTTGTTGCTGCTGCAATGCTCACTAGTGGACAAAGTGCCCTTGATATGTTCTCACAAAAG ACAGATTCAAATGACCTTATGAGACAgtctcaaatatttatttatgccAATGGGAACGACAAGCCTCCAACTGCTATTGATTTGGACAAGTCACTCCTCAGGGACTTGTTATTCAACCATAGTCCTGCTAAG GATGTTGCATTAGCATCTGTGTCAATGAGGCCAATTCCCTTTTCCCCAGTTTTGGAGAAGCTTTGTCTATCCGACTCCAAGTATGGTTGTGTTAGGCGGTTTTATGTAGAAACGACAGAAGATAATGCGATACCAAAAGCCTTACAGCAGAATCTAATTAGCAATAATCCTCCAGAACAAGTTTTTCATCTCAAGGGTGCTGATCACTCGCCTTTTTTCTCCAAGCCTCAAGGTCTACATAGGATACTGGTAGAGATCTCCAGGATTCCATAA
- the LOC101256145 gene encoding protein SPIRAL1-like 1: MGRGVSAGGGQSSLGYLFGSGEPANNSQTARNQEKAPTNEPVSRPAAAAQPVDNTKNVPAGIHSNNTNNYFRADGQNCGNFLTERRSTKVQAAPGGGSSLGYLFGDGSSK; the protein is encoded by the exons ATGGGCCGCGGAGTGAGTGCTGGGGGCGGTCAGAGTTCCTTGGGCTACCTGTTTGGAAGTGGAGAGCCTGCTAACAATTCTCAGACTGCTCGCAACCAGGAAAAGGCTCCGACTAATGAGCCTGTCTCAAGGCCAGCTGCTGCTGCACAACCTGTGGATAACACCAAGAATGTACCAGCAGGCATTCACAGTAACAACACAAACAACTATTTTCGTGCTGATGGCCAGAACTGCGGCAACTTTCTAACG GAAAGGCGTTCAACCAAGGTCCAAGCAGCACCTGGTGGTGGATCTTCCTTGGGTTATTTATTTGGTGACGGCAGCAGCAAGTGA
- the LOC101255548 gene encoding uncharacterized protein, producing MTTVVPTSEEDPVLSVVRFTAEMSWADAGAETAEPEVNRLCVEAQKCMIEGRWLDLVSLMLASADIIFSKASEKDLECVFTIMCNLVKKPESLDQVHEMAELISAKIIQQPNDKPALRLKILFNLYNLLENPYSRFCVYLKSLKLATAGKVTEHILSSIKMMDNFLKEWNLGVKDQRELFLAISNILKESKGSTKDSFMFLTKYLETFSSEDASNMTEAKEEAASAIVDFVRSPDMFKCDLLDMPAIVQLEKDGQYGPVYQLLKIFLTQRLDAYLEFEAANSALLKTYGLVHDDCISKMRLMSLVDLGLNESSQIPYSVIKQALQIDDIEVESWVVKAITAKLLDCKIDQMNQVVIVSRCTERVFGVHQWQDLRTKLVTWRGNIAGVISTVQANKITEDSTQAVQGLAIR from the exons ATGACGACTGTGGTTCCTACTTCTGAGGAAGATCCCGTCCTCTCCGTCGTCCGGTTTACGGCAGAGATGTCATGGGCGGACGCCGGCGCCGAG ACTGCAGAGCCTGAAGTTAATAGATTGTGTGTCGAGGCCCAGAAATGCATGATTGAAGGAAGGTGGTTGGATTTGGTTTCGCTTATGCTCGCTTCTGCagatataatattttctaaagCTTCTGAAAAAG ATCTTGAGTGCGTTTTCACAATAATGTGCAACCTTGTCAAGAAGCCTGAGAGCTTGGACCAAGTACATGAGATGGCAGAGCTCATATCCGCTAAAATCATTCAACAACCCAATGATAAACCCGCATTGCGCTTGAAAAT CTTGTTCAATCTCTACAATCTGTTGGAGAACCCATACAGCCGTTTCTGCGTTTACTTGAAGTCCCTCAAGTTGGCCACTGCCGGGAAGGTTACTGAACACATTTTGTCGTCCATCAAAATGATGGATAACTTCTTGAAGGAGTGGAATCTTGGAGTCAAAGATCAGAGAGAGCTGTTTCTTGCAATCTCCAACATTTTAAAGGAAAGCAAAGG CTCTACAAAAGATTCTTTCATGTTTCTTACAAAGTATCTGGAAACCTTTTCGTCTGAAGATGCTTCTAATATGACTGAGGCTAAGGAAGAAGCTGCCAGTGCAATTGTCGATTTTGTCAGATCACCTGATATGTTTAAG TGTGACTTGCTAGATATGCCGGCTATAGTCCAGTTGGAGAAAGATGGTCAATATGGTCCAGTATATCAACTTCTGAAGATCTTTCTCACTCAGAGGCTGGATGCTTACTTGGAATTTGAGGCAGCAAATTCAGCATTATTAAAAACCTATG GACTTGTCCATGATGACTGTATATCAAAGATGAGGTTGATGTCGTTGGTAGATCTTGGCTTGAATGAATCTAGTCAAATTCCTTATTCTGTCATCAAACAGGCATTGCAG ATTGATGACATTGAGGTAGAATCGTGGGTTGTTAAGGCAATTACAGCTAAGTTACTTGATTGCAAGATTGATCAAATGAATCAAGTAGTAATAGTGAG CCGATGTACGGAGCGTGTGTTTGGTGTGCATCAGTGGCAAGATCTCCGCACGAAACTAGTGACTTGGAgg GGCAACATTGCTGGTGTTATCAGCACAGTTCAAGCCAATAAGATT